The following nucleotide sequence is from Streptomyces sp. HUAS CB01.
GATCCAGGCGGCTCCCACCAGTTCCTGGCCCCAGGGCGCCGCGTGGTCACCGGCGGGCGGCAGATACGCGTACAGCCGGTGCGCGACGAGGAGATGACCGGCCCACAGCAGGCCGACGGCTCCCCACGCCGCATGGCGGTGTCCCGTGACGACGGCGGAGAACACGGCCACGGCGACGGTGAGGAAGACCGGCCCGTAGGGGTACCCGGCACCGAGGTAGACCAGGGTGACGACGACGACCGCGTACAGGACCGCGACCGGATGCCTGCGGCGGACCAGCAGGACCGCGGGCCCGGCGAGCAGCAGCAACAGGGCGAGCACGTCCAGGGGCTCGCGATCGGGCTGGTTCCGGGCCGCGAAACCCGTCGCGACCGACACGATCACGGCGAGGACCAGGCTGGACCGCCACGGCAGTCCCGTCCCGCTCCACGGACCCGGTCCACGGCGCCGCCACGGCGCGCCGCCGTGCGTGCACGGCGGACCGTGTCTCCACGGCGGGTCGGGGCGGGAGCGCTGCTCGTCCATACCCGTCACGCTAGACCCGGCCCACCGCCGGGGTCGTCAGCCGTGGGCGGTGATCACGCGTACTCCCGGCGGAGTACGCCGAAGGCCGCGCCGCCCGGCCGGGGAACGGCGGCGCGGTCAGTCCCGGTCGGCGGCGGACGGGGCGATCCCCGCCTCCCGGCCGAGCCGGGCCGCGGCGTGCGCGAAGAACGCGTCCCTGTCCTCCACGACCCGGTGGAACTGCCCGAAGACCTCGAAGGAGATCAGCCCGAAGAGCTGCGCCCATGCCGCGACCAGCGCGGCGACGAGCTCCGGCGGCAGTTCCGGAGCGAGGTCCGCGGCCATCCTCTCCGCCTCGGGGCGCAGCCGGCCGGGGAGTCCGGGCGGTGCGGTGCCCGGTCCGCGACGGGCCTCGCGCGCGATGCCGACGAGGACGAGACCCACCCGGGAGGCGGGTGCGACGGTGGTCTGCGGGGCGGCGTAGCCGGGTACGGGCGAGCCGTAGATCAGCGCGTACTCATGGGGGTGCTCGAGGGCCCAGGCCCGAACCGCGGCACACACGGCGACCCAGCGGGTGAGCGGATCGCCGCCGGTACGGGCAGCCGTCTCCGCGGCGGCGCCCACGGAGTCGTACGCGTCCACGATCAGCGCGGTGAGCAGGTCGTCGCGACTGGGGAAGTAGCGGTAGAGCGCCGAGGAGACCATGCCGAGTTCCCGGGCGACCGCGCGCAGGGAGAGCTTGGCGGCGCCGTCCGCGGCGAGCTGCCTGCGCGCCTCGTCCTTGATGGCCGCGGTGATCTCGCCGCGCGCCCGCTCCCTGGCTCCCCGGACGACCGGGCCGGAGCGGCCGACGGACCGGCCGGTGCGCTGCTCGCTGTTCATGCGGAGCAGTGTTCCACGTATCAGAGCACCGACCAACAACGAGAGCACCGCTCTTGCACCGAGCCACCTCCTGCGTGCACACTGCTCACAAGAGAGAGCACTGCTCTCCTCCGGGCCCGGGGACGGGCCCAGGCCTGTCGATGGAGGTCGTGATCATGTCGTCGTCTCCGCACCACATCAAGGCCGGACCGGTCGCCCGGCGCTTCAACGACCTCGTCGGGCGGCTGGCACGGCACGGGATCAGCCTGCTCGGATCCGCCGAGCTCTCCGTGCGGGGGCGCAAGAGCGGGCAAATGCAGCGCATCCCGGTGAACCCGCACAGCCACGGCGGCAAGCAGTACCTGGTCTCGGCCCGAGGCCACTCCCAGTGGGTCCGCAACATGCGCGTGGCGGGCGGCGGGGAGCTCCGCGTCGGCCGCAAGATCCGTACGTTCAGCGCCACCGAGGTCGTGGACGACGCCGAGAAGCTCCCGATCCTGCGCGCCTATCTGAAGCGCTGGGGGTGGGAGGTCAACCAGTACTTCAAGGGCGTGACCGCCCGGTCCACCGACGAGGAGATCCTGGCGGCCGCCCCCGACCATCCGGTGTTCCTGATCACCGAGAACACGTGATCGCCATACGGACGGTCCTGATCACGGTGAACACGTGATCGCCGCGGCGAGGCCGTGGACGGGACCAGCCCGCACCCTCGGGCCCCGATCGCCGCGGTCGCCTTTGCCGAGAGTCGCTGCCGCGGTGGAGTCGCTGCCGCCGTGCGACGGCCTCCGCCCGGGCGGTGGGCGCGGTCGGGCGGTGCCCCGTAGGGCGGCGCTGCGTCGCGGCGGGGGCCGGAAGGGCCGTGAACGCGGCAGGAGGATCACGCCGCCCGGCGGTGGGCGGCCGATCGGGGTGTACCCGACCGGACCCCACGACGTCCACCACCCGAGCGGTGATCAGGACGTGGCGCGCGCGCCGTCCGTCCCGTCCTCTCCGCTCGCGTCGTCCGAGCCGACCGAGCCGCCCGAGCCGACCGAGCCGTCAACCGACTGGTCCTGCGCTGCCGGTGCGGCGGGCCGGGTGCGGTCCATCGCTTCCAGGGCGCGCCGGGCGATCCCGTGCGAACGCACGATGCCCGCCAGCGTCGTGGCCCCGCGCGTGATGTCGGAGAACGCCTTCCAGGCGGGGCGGAAACCCGTGATCGCCGCGTGCAGGATTCCCGGGCGCCGCTCGAACACCGAGAGCATGCGCCGGCCGACACCCATCTCCACGCCGAGCCCGGCCTTGACGGCGAAGGCGTAGTTGAGCGCCTGGCGGCGGGCGTCGACGGCGTCGTTCGCCTCCGCGACGCGCACCGCCCACTCGCCGGCCAGCCTGCCCGAGCGCAGCGCGAAGGAGATGCCCTCCCGGGTCCACGGCTCCAGCAGGCCCGCCGCGTCGCCGCAGACCAGCACCCGCCCGCGCGACAGCGGCGAGTCGTCGCTGCGGCAGCGCGTCAGATGCCCGGACGAGACGGCCGGCTCGAACCCGGCCAGCCCCAGCCGGGCGATGAAGTCCTCGAGATAGCGCTTGGTGGCGGCGCCCTCGCCGCGCGCCGAGATCACCCCGACGGTGAGCACGTCGCCCTTGGGGAACACCCAGCCGTAACTCCCCGGCATGGGGCCCCAGTCGATCAGGACCCGGCCCGCCCAGTCCTCCGCGACCGTCGCGGGCACCGGGATCTCGGCCTCCAGGCCCAGGTCCACCTGGTCCGTCTTCACGCCGACGTGGGCTCCTATGCGGCTGGCGCTGCCGTCGGCCCCGACCACGGCGCGGGCGAGGACGGTCTCCCCGTCGGCGAGCACGACCGCGACCGTGCGGCGGTCGGGCACGGCGGGTCCGTGCTGATCGACCCGGGAGACCGTGACCCCGGTGCGGAGGACGGCACCGGCCTTCTCCGCGTGCTGCACCAGAGCCGCGTCGAACTCGGGCCGGTTGATGAGCCCGAACAGCATCCGCCGCGAGCGCCGCGTCCGGGCCAGTCGGCCGTTCATCGAGAACGTGACCGCGTGCACCCGGTCCTTCAGGGGAAGTTCGAAACCCGGCGGCAGCGCGTCCCGCGAGGGACCGATGATCCCGCCGCCGCAGGTCTTGTAGCGAGGCAGCTCGGCCTTCTCCAGCAGCAGCACCCGGCGGCCGGTCACCGCGGCCGCGTAGGCCGCCGACGCTCCCGCGGGCCCGGCGCCGACCACGACGACATCCCACACCGGCTCGTCCCGCCCGTTGACGGCATCTGCGTTCTCGCTGCTCACGATGTGCTTCTGCTCCTGATCCGACGCTCGGCCCAAGGTCTCCACGGCATCCTACGGCGCGGCCCCCGTGCGTCCCGCTGTGGGAGGATCGCCGTACCGTCGCATGACACACAACGTCGCACCCACAAGGAGCGTGCCCATGACCGCGAATCCGATCGCCGAGACCGTCGCGTCCCTGATGCCCCGCGCGAAGGCGGAGCTCGCGGAACTGGTGGCGTTCGAATCGGTGGCGGACCCGGCCGTGGCGCCCAGGAGCGAGTGCGAGGCCGCCGCGAACTGGGTTGCGGACGCGCTGCGCGCCGAGGGCTTCCAGGACGTGGCGCTGCTCGACACCCCCGACGGCTCGCAGTCGGTGTACGGCCTCCTGCCCGGCCCCGAGGGTGCTCCCACCGTGCTGCTGTACGCGCACTACGACGTGCAGCCGAAGCTCGACGAGGCGGCGTGGGTCTCGCCCCCGTTCGAGCTGACGGAGCGCGACGGCCGCTGGTACGGGCGCGGCGCCGCCGACTGCAAGGGCGGCTTCATCATGCATCTGCTCGCGCTGCGCGCCCTCAAGGCGAACGGCGGGGTGCCCGTCTCGGTCAAGGTGATCGTCGAGGGCTCCGAGGAGCAGGGCACCGGCGGCCTCGAGCGGTACGCGGAGGCGCATCCGGACCTGCTCGCCGCCGACACGATCGTCATCGGCGACGCCGGTAACTTCCGGGTGGGACTGCCCACCGTGACCGCGACGCTGCGCGGCATGACGATGGTCCGGGTCACGATCGACACCCTGGCGGGCAATCTGCACTCCGGGCAGTTCGGCGGCGCCGCCCCCGACGCCCTGGCGGCGCTGATCCGCGTCCTGGACTCGCTGCGCGCCGAGGACGGCTCGACGGTGATCGAGGGCCTCGACGGCGACACCACCTGGGAAGGGCTCCAGTACCCCGACGCCGACTTCCGCACGGACGCCAAGGTCCTCGACGGCGTGGACCTGATCGGCAACGGCACCGTCGCCGACCGCATCTGGGCGCGCCCCGCTGTCACAGTGATCGGCATCGACTGCTCCCCCGTCGCCGGTGCCACCCCGTCCGTGCCGGCGAGCGCCCGCGCGCAGATCAGCCTGCGGGTGCCGCCCGGCAAGGACGCCGCCGAGGCGACGAAGCTGCTCTTCGCGCACATCGAGAAGCACACGCCGTGGAACGCGCGGGTGAGCATCGAGCAGGTCGGCCAGGGGCAGCCGTTCCTCGCCGATGTGCACAGCCCGGCGTACACGGCGATGGCCGACGCCATGCGGGTCGCCTACCCGGGCCAGGAGATGCAGACCGCCGGCATGGGCGGTTCGATCCCGCTGTGCAACACGCTCGCGGAGCTCTATCCGTCGGCGGAGATCCTGCTGATCGGGCTGAGCGAGCCGGACGCCCAGATCCACGCCGTCAACGAGAGCGTCTCGCCGGAGGAGTTGGAGCGGCTCTCCGTGGCCGAGGCGCACTTCCTGGTCAACTACGCGCGCTCCCGCCGGGCTTGAGGGGAACCGCCACCCGGGCCCGAGCGGTGCGCCGCCGACCCGCCCCGCGAGGCCCCGTGGCGGGCGCGCGCCCGCCACGGGGCGACCGCCCGGTGGACATGCGCAGGCCGCACGCACGACACACCGGACGCTCACGCACCGCACTCAGCCGACGGGTACACCGGCCTCCAGGTTGAGCACCGTTCCGCGCTCCCGGGCCCGCAGGGCCCACCGCAGCCGCTCGTAGCGGACCGGGGGCAGCATCCCGGCGGCTTCCTCCTCCGACGCGAAACGCCAGCCCCGCAGCTCGGCCCCGGGCAGGCTCACCCGCGCCGCCGCGTCGTCGCCGGTGAGCCGGCCTCCGTCGAAGAGCAGCCGGAGCCCTCCGTATCCGGGTGGCCGGGGCGGCTCCCAGTCGACGACGAGCAGCCGGGGCACGGCGTCGAGCTCGATCCCTATCTCCTCGGCGACCTCCCGGATCCCGGCGCGCGCCGGGGCCTCGCCGGACTCCACGACGCCGCCGGGGAACTCCCAGCCGGGTTTGTAGGTCGGGTCGACCAGGAGCACCCGGTCCTGTTCGTCGAAGAGCAGGACCCCGGCGGCGAGGGTCTCGGCCGTCGGTTCCGCCGTCTGCACGATGTCGCTGACCGCGGCCGCGCCGGAGCGGACGGCCTCGGCCACCGTCTCCGCGGTCTCCCTCGGCGTGAGGCCGGAGCTGTCGACGACGTGGGCGTCGGCGCTCAGCCAGCCGAGGGCGGTGCGGTAGCGCTCGATGTGGTCGTACGCGTCGCCCTCCCCCGGGATCTCCCCGGGGGTGTCCGCCTCCTCACGGGCGGCGATCCGCGAGCGCAGGATCGTTTCGTCCGGGCGGAGGAGCACATGCCGGACGGGGATCCGGCGCGCGGCGAGACCGCCGAAGATCTCGTCGCGGTACTCCTGCCTCAGCAGGGTCATCGGGACCACCAGCACCCCGCCGACCTCGGCGAGCAGCGCGGCCGCGGTCTCCACGACCAGCCGGCGCCAGATCGGCAGGTCCTGGTGGTCCGTCACTTCGGCGAGTCGTTTCTGCGGCAACAGGGCCCGCACCGCTCCGCCGGTCACCTCGGGGTCGTACAACGTGCTGTTCGGGATCAGATCGATCAGTTCGCGAGCAGTGGTCGTCTTGCCCGCGCTGAACGCACCGTTGATCCAGACGATCACGGTTCCCCCTCCTCCGTAGCCCCCTGTGGACTGCCCGCAACACCCTGCCACGGAAACGTCACTCCGGATGTGTCGCGCCCGTCGTGCGGGCCCGGCCGTGACACATCCGGACAGGACTTCGTTGGGCATCAGGGACGAGCAAGGGGGTGCGGGGTGCGCCGAACGGTGCTGGAGAGGTTTCCCGCCGGTGGCCCGCGAGGGAGTTGGCCGGCCGAGGAGTTCGCGCGGGCGCGCCGGGACGAAGGCGTCCCGGCGGAGGTGGTCATGGACCTGGACACGGACGCGTTCCTCGTCGTGATCCCGCAGCAGGTGGCGGAGTCACGCTGAGTCCGCCACCCGGGATCACAGGGCCCAGTACGGCCCCGAGACGACGCGGTGGAGCAGCCGCACCGACGAGCCGTCCGGGGTGGTCGCCCGGACCTCGAACCGCAGATGCCGGCCCTTGGGTACGTCCGCGGCGCACTGGAACTGGTGGCCGCCTGGCCCCTTCCTGGTGACGGCGAGATACGCGGACGGGTTTCCGCCGGCGGTGTCGGTGAGATAGAACCGGCCCTCGATCCGCGCCTCCTTGTGGGTGTTGTCGGCGAACAGCAGATGGACCAGGGTCGAGTGGCGCCGGGGCCCGGAGTGCAGGACGGCGTCGGTGAAGGCCAGGCCCGTCCAGACGCCGGAACGGAGCGCGACGTCCACGGTGTTGGACTCGTTCAGCATGGACGGCATGTCGGGGTCCTCCAGGGGCGGGCTCTGTCCGGTCGCACGGGCGACGATTCCGGGGAAGACGACGTTCTTGAACTGGCGTACCCGCGCGTCGCCCGGGCACGCGGTGCCGGACACCGCCCAGTCGGCGTGCAGACGGTGGTAGCCGTAGCCGGGGTCGGCGGCCGAGCGGCAGACCCGGAGCGGGATGCCGTGCCGGTGGTGCAGCCAGGAGCCGAGGGCGATCAGCTTCTCGACCTGCTCGGCGGTCCACGGGTCGGTGTGCTGCAGGTTCGAAGCGGTCTCGATGCTGACCGCGCCGGTGCCGTCCGGACGCCGGTTCGCCTTGTAGTTGGCGTCCGCCCGGGTCTCGGTGCCGATGTACTGGCCGAGGTCTCCCCGGTAGCCGAGACCGAAGTGCGACTCCAGGCTGGAGCTGTCCCGCCAGTACTCGTAGATACGCCGTGCGGTCCACGGCGCCGCGATGCTGTGCATGATGAACTGGGTCGGCCGGATGGCCGGCTGACCGTCCGACTCGGGCTGTAACTCGTACGTGGTGGCACCCGGGTACCAGGCCATGCGTGCACCTCCTTCTGTCGTGCCCATGATCCTGATGCCGCAGGCCGGGGTCCGGGAAACCCCGTTGGGCGCCCTTTCGGTGCGGTGGGGGCGCGCCGGTGGTCACGCCGCGCCCGGACCCCATCCCCGGCCGGGCCCACCGGGCGCCGCTCCCTGTCCGCCCGGAACATCCCCCCTTGCTCGAACCGAGCGTGGCCCGGCGATGACGTGGCGCTGCATCAGGCGGCTGTTCGGAAGGACCGTTGGATCCCCTCCGGATCATCGTGGGCCCCTGCCGCGCGCTCCTCGAAGCCCGGGTTGCCCCAGTTCGGGTCTGCGAAGACGTCGTGGACCCCTGCGGGGGTGGTGCGGAACGCGCGGCCGAACTCGGTCAGCTGCTCGTAGTCCTCATCGTCCACGCACTCCTCGCGCGTCAGCGTGGTGACCGTCGGCGGCGCGTGGTGTTCGGCCCGCACGGTGGACCGGTAGGCGAGGAAGACAACGGCCGGGTACTCGTCGGCGCGGACGGCAGCCAGCACCTCGTCAGCGGTTGCCCCGCCCAGGCCGGATCGTCGATGACGTGGACGTGCGCGTCGTGCTCCATCAGCGCCGCCGGCACGTCCTGCCACGCCTGGCCGTCGTGGTAGTCGGTCCTGAGGCCAGGGCGCTCGGCATGCAGGCCGACGGCGTACACCGTACGGACGGAACCGGGCTCGCCTCGTCCGCGCCGGTCCGAGGGCATCCGATGGGCGGCGGACCCGTCGGGTGGAGGGCCGCGCGGCACCACGGGGTGACCGCGAGCCGTGGGGCGGCAGCCGGACCGGCGGACGGTGCGGCTCAGCGGACCGGAGTGGACCTCCGGACCGGCGGACGGAGAGGACCTCCGGACCGGCCGGACGCCGTCGCGACCCGGGCGGCCCACGGGACGTGCGCGGCCCTCGCCACGCCCGACGGGCGGCCGACACGCCGGCGAACGGGGTCCCTCGGTCGGAGCAGCGGACGACGCCTTATGGGTCTATTCAGAGAGCTATCCGGTGATTTACGTGCTTATTGTCGGCGTGTTGACGCCTCATCGGATGGGGGCGTCCGAAGAGATCTCGGAGACCTTATGCGTGCAGCAGTTATCGCTCTTGCCCTCGCGGCCTCGATCGCCACGGCCGCACCGGCAACCGCCGTCGGCCTGGACGATGGAGGCAACGAGAACGGCGGCGGCAGCAACAGTCTGACCGTGACCGGTCTGACCAGTGACCAGAGGCTCGTGCAGTTCCGCGCCAACCGTCCCCAGGACGTCACGGAGATCGGCGCCGTCACCGGGCTCCAGGAGGACACGACGCTGGTCGGCATCGACTACCGGGTGCAGGACGGCCGTCTGTACGGCATCGGCAACGCCGGTGGCGTGTACACCATCAATGCGGAGACCGCGGTGGCCACCCTCCTCCACCGGCTCGAGGTGGCTCTGGAAGGCGCCCAGTTCGCTGTGGACTTCAGCGCTTCCGCCAACCGGCTGCGGATCCTCAGCAACACGGGTCAGAACCTGCGTCACAACGTCGAGACCGGGGACACGGAGACGGACACCGACCTCACGATCCTCGGGGTGACCGGCGCGGCCTACACCAACAACGACGCGGACCCGACCACGGACACCACGCTGTTCGTCATCGACACGAACGGCGACCAGGTCGGTGTCGTGTCCCCGCCGAACACCGGCGTCCTCGAGTCCACCGGCGACCTGGGTGTCAACGCCGCTCTTCCGGCCGGTTTCGACATCTACTCCTCGGCCAAGGCCACCAACCAGGGTTTCGCCTCGCTCCAGACCAGCGGCGGGACCACCGGCTTCTACCGGGTCAACCTGCTGACCGGTGACGCCACGAGGGTCGGCCAGGCGTTCCCGGTCCAGGTGGTCGACATCGCCGTGCCCCTGACGCAGAACCAGGATGACGACGACGACAACGACGGTCCCGGAAACGGTG
It contains:
- a CDS encoding TetR/AcrR family transcriptional regulator; the protein is MNSEQRTGRSVGRSGPVVRGARERARGEITAAIKDEARRQLAADGAAKLSLRAVARELGMVSSALYRYFPSRDDLLTALIVDAYDSVGAAAETAARTGGDPLTRWVAVCAAVRAWALEHPHEYALIYGSPVPGYAAPQTTVAPASRVGLVLVGIAREARRGPGTAPPGLPGRLRPEAERMAADLAPELPPELVAALVAAWAQLFGLISFEVFGQFHRVVEDRDAFFAHAAARLGREAGIAPSAADRD
- a CDS encoding nitroreductase family deazaflavin-dependent oxidoreductase, coding for MSSSPHHIKAGPVARRFNDLVGRLARHGISLLGSAELSVRGRKSGQMQRIPVNPHSHGGKQYLVSARGHSQWVRNMRVAGGGELRVGRKIRTFSATEVVDDAEKLPILRAYLKRWGWEVNQYFKGVTARSTDEEILAAAPDHPVFLITENT
- a CDS encoding geranylgeranyl reductase family protein, which produces MSSENADAVNGRDEPVWDVVVVGAGPAGASAAYAAAVTGRRVLLLEKAELPRYKTCGGGIIGPSRDALPPGFELPLKDRVHAVTFSMNGRLARTRRSRRMLFGLINRPEFDAALVQHAEKAGAVLRTGVTVSRVDQHGPAVPDRRTVAVVLADGETVLARAVVGADGSASRIGAHVGVKTDQVDLGLEAEIPVPATVAEDWAGRVLIDWGPMPGSYGWVFPKGDVLTVGVISARGEGAATKRYLEDFIARLGLAGFEPAVSSGHLTRCRSDDSPLSRGRVLVCGDAAGLLEPWTREGISFALRSGRLAGEWAVRVAEANDAVDARRQALNYAFAVKAGLGVEMGVGRRMLSVFERRPGILHAAITGFRPAWKAFSDITRGATTLAGIVRSHGIARRALEAMDRTRPAAPAAQDQSVDGSVGSGGSVGSDDASGEDGTDGARATS
- a CDS encoding dipeptidase codes for the protein MTANPIAETVASLMPRAKAELAELVAFESVADPAVAPRSECEAAANWVADALRAEGFQDVALLDTPDGSQSVYGLLPGPEGAPTVLLYAHYDVQPKLDEAAWVSPPFELTERDGRWYGRGAADCKGGFIMHLLALRALKANGGVPVSVKVIVEGSEEQGTGGLERYAEAHPDLLAADTIVIGDAGNFRVGLPTVTATLRGMTMVRVTIDTLAGNLHSGQFGGAAPDALAALIRVLDSLRAEDGSTVIEGLDGDTTWEGLQYPDADFRTDAKVLDGVDLIGNGTVADRIWARPAVTVIGIDCSPVAGATPSVPASARAQISLRVPPGKDAAEATKLLFAHIEKHTPWNARVSIEQVGQGQPFLADVHSPAYTAMADAMRVAYPGQEMQTAGMGGSIPLCNTLAELYPSAEILLIGLSEPDAQIHAVNESVSPEELERLSVAEAHFLVNYARSRRA
- a CDS encoding NUDIX hydrolase, with amino-acid sequence MIVWINGAFSAGKTTTARELIDLIPNSTLYDPEVTGGAVRALLPQKRLAEVTDHQDLPIWRRLVVETAAALLAEVGGVLVVPMTLLRQEYRDEIFGGLAARRIPVRHVLLRPDETILRSRIAAREEADTPGEIPGEGDAYDHIERYRTALGWLSADAHVVDSSGLTPRETAETVAEAVRSGAAAVSDIVQTAEPTAETLAAGVLLFDEQDRVLLVDPTYKPGWEFPGGVVESGEAPARAGIREVAEEIGIELDAVPRLLVVDWEPPRPPGYGGLRLLFDGGRLTGDDAAARVSLPGAELRGWRFASEEEAAGMLPPVRYERLRWALRARERGTVLNLEAGVPVG
- a CDS encoding peptidoglycan recognition protein family protein, which translates into the protein MAWYPGATTYELQPESDGQPAIRPTQFIMHSIAAPWTARRIYEYWRDSSSLESHFGLGYRGDLGQYIGTETRADANYKANRRPDGTGAVSIETASNLQHTDPWTAEQVEKLIALGSWLHHRHGIPLRVCRSAADPGYGYHRLHADWAVSGTACPGDARVRQFKNVVFPGIVARATGQSPPLEDPDMPSMLNESNTVDVALRSGVWTGLAFTDAVLHSGPRRHSTLVHLLFADNTHKEARIEGRFYLTDTAGGNPSAYLAVTRKGPGGHQFQCAADVPKGRHLRFEVRATTPDGSSVRLLHRVVSGPYWAL
- a CDS encoding DUF4394 domain-containing protein, whose amino-acid sequence is MRAAVIALALAASIATAAPATAVGLDDGGNENGGGSNSLTVTGLTSDQRLVQFRANRPQDVTEIGAVTGLQEDTTLVGIDYRVQDGRLYGIGNAGGVYTINAETAVATLLHRLEVALEGAQFAVDFSASANRLRILSNTGQNLRHNVETGDTETDTDLTILGVTGAAYTNNDADPTTDTTLFVIDTNGDQVGVVSPPNTGVLESTGDLGVNAALPAGFDIYSSAKATNQGFASLQTSGGTTGFYRVNLLTGDATRVGQAFPVQVVDIAVPLTQNQDDDDDNDGPGNGDGPGNGKPGNGNGN